CCGAACCTTTTGCTCCAAAGTAAAATGTAATTTTTTCCAACGgtttgaattgaattgagaatgaagattcagttttaaaataatcaaaacGGAAAACTGAATAAACCCAATGGATATCCTGTAGTTGAAGATGCTTAATTTTGTCCACATTCCTTTAATCAAGGAGGACAAAAAACATACATTAAACCAAAAAATGggatttcttctcttttttatttgtttgctaattgaattgatttattgttgatttgttgAGTGCGGTCCATAAATGTCTTTTTCTTTCACTATAGATGATTAGCACTGAATGATTATTTAGATTAATGCTATAGAAAGTGTCATTTTCTCATTGTGTGATGAATTTTGTGTATGAGAAAAAACTCTAATTATGATCATGTGCATATAAAGCAGATTCTTTCACCTTCTTTTGTTGCCTCATCTGCCAATTAAGGTACCTAATTACGAGGTTTCCCCACAAATCGCATTGCCTCACATGGTTAAGTTTGCTTCCAAATGGAATTATCCTTACTTAAAAGCATTACATTTATGACGAGGAACGACAAGCCTTTTGACCCATGTAATCTTGATacctacacttttttttttgggcaacATGGAAACCACCAAGCCCAGCATGTCTTTGGGTCAGCTGAGTAAGCATAAACCTCAAGTCATCAGAACAATTCGCACCATACTAACGATAGGCAAAACTGGACCAAAACCCGTACCAGTGAAAATGGGACATAACCCTCTCCGAAAATGGGTCGAATGCCCAAGAGACTAGTAAAATTCAGGGAAATACTTCCAACGGATTCGAACACTCGACCTTAGTGGCATGCATCCACCTTAAATCCATAGATATAACCAACAAAGCGCTTCAACATCATCAAACAGTAGGAGATCAAAGTATCAACCAACTGAAAATCCAGGTGGTAGACAAACAGGTACTGGAGAGGTGACATACTCAGTGGTATCTAGAGGaacccttcccttctctctcaaTTCCTCAAATGTATAATCACACAAACCGCATCTTAGGAGACAAGTGAGGCATAAAGTTCTAGTACATTAATAATCACAACTCCATTATCAGTCAATAAATCCCTTCAATTTATTtgcagaaaagaaaaagagaatcgAAAGTTGAATACGTGTTCcattgaaaactaaaacagCTAAACCAGCCACTAGAGTAACTCAAGAACTGCACAACAGAACCAGGAACAGTAGCATCATATAAATTCATAATCTGATAGTGTTATTATACAGACTAGTCTTTCACTCTTTTGGAATATATAATAAAACCAACCTAAAACTTAATGACATTTGATGTCAAGCCAGAACTTGTAAAAACCTATCGACTGGGCACGCATGCAAGAGTTCATAAGATTAATGGTTATCACTTATCAATCATGGGTTAATGGTGCAGTATAATTTTTTCTAGACACCAATTATCAAAGAACTGTGTGGCAGGAAATAAATACACTACACATGCAATGAAATTTCAAGGTTTGTATCTGCACAAATTTAACCACCAGAAACAATGAAAGACATATCAGGATACTGGACACATGTGATGTAGAAACTTCAGTAAGGAAATTCATGACTTGGACTCTCCGCATGCATGTCCATGCAATCGTTGGAGCTGGGAGAAACAACATCTGTGGTTTGGTTAGTGGCGTAGTTGTTTTCATTACCTCGAGTTCCGTTTCCAGATGGCATGGGATTAGTTGAATGGGAGCCACCCTGTGCCAGGTGATAGTGCTGAAGGCTTCGACGAATGGGGCTGGATAGAGCGTTTGAGAAAACAGAGTTCTTTGCTTGATGATCAGGTTGCCCAGAACTAGAACGAAGCCCGTGCCCAGCACTTTGGGGCACAAACCCGTTGGAAGAAACAGGAGGACCTGCATTTGCAAAATGCATTGACGCCTGGGAGGGTTGATGCTGAAATGGCAACCGGGGGGACATTGGGGATTCCTCTGCAGCATATTCAAGTTCATTCTACAGAAACATCAGGGAAAAATATTTGCAGGCATATTAATCCAATTTCCATGGCATAAAATCAGTAAACAAGCTTAATGTGCCAAAGGATGAGCAACCCAAAGCACAGACCATAAAAGTACCATAATAATATTTTGACAAATACCCTTACCAGAAATCAATGGCCTTTTTTCTTTGGATGCAAAAGCAGAAATATGAAAACAAAGTAAAATCAAAAGAAGCATGCCAACATGGGTTGGTAACCATTGTTTGCACTGCATATGCAGTTCACATGGAGAAACATCACGAGGGCAACAATTATGCCGTAGCTGTCACAAAGCAATTACCACTTCATATGTTACCAAGTGCTGCAGGGGGACTATTTATTCCAGAAAGTCTCCCAATAAACATTCAAACTTTAAGCTATTCCAGTCAATGAGTGAATTTTCAAGTCACTCATGCATAAGTAAACTTTTCTTTCTGATACAGAAACTCTATTAAACGAAACAGTACTCTAACTTCAATCAGTAAGAGAAACATGGCCATATTACACTCAAACATCCAACAGGGCTTACAAATACGAAATGCCAGGAGACAACCAACTCAATCAGAGCCAAGCAATAGCTATACTCCAGGAACTGGAACAAATTGAAAGATGCAGACTTGCAGTGCCACAAATACATCAAGCCAGAATGAGTAATGCACAACCAAAAGAACAATCAAAAGCGGGTAAACTACGAAACCTGCAAATAAGCAACTATATCAGCTGTTGATACTCGCAACCCTTCTTCCTGCTGAGTCAATATCCATTGGTAAAATTTATCCtgcaaataaaaaagagaacttTATGTTACTAAAGCATAAATGCTATACCAACATTCAACAAGCCATAAGCTTTAAAGCAGCTGACAGTTGATGCCTAACAACaaattattaacaaaaaaaaccaTCCCATTTCTTAAAGCCTTGAGAaagaaatgaaggaaaaaaaagagtctacAGCAACACGGTAAATTGGAGAGTAACAGCTTGAGTGAGGAAGCAACATAGAAAAAAGCATGCCACAGGCCCATATTAGCCAGGATACATTCTTTCATTCTCTTATAAGATAAAATACACACCAAAGAAATATGTATAAAAAGTAACAGATAAAAACAGCTAGTGAAAATAAGAACACCAGTTCAAGAAGACAATAAGCAAGCCTGGTGAACAAACCAATCATCAAAGCTGCAAGttaccacccccccccccccccaccaaaaaacaaaacaaagaggcAAACATAACAAAACTATAAATTCACAAACTCCCAAGGAAACGAAGAACATCTCTGGAAGAAACATAAGCAGGCCAAGCAAACAAAGTTGAAGAACTCCAATAAACTAAGCAGaccacatttaaaaaaaaatcaatatcatGAATGCCATCGTTGTCTAAAGAAATCCATACTGTGGAATATACTTATAAAACTAAGTTATACGCCACTGTGTGTCCATATAAGAATGCGTGCACCTTAACTGTCTTGGTATCAATACCTCCCAAAGAGGAAACAGTGACAAACTCAGAGAAAAAATTTCTCAGAAGACAGCCACTGGATTGGATCAGGTGCTCCAGCAAGCAAAAGCAGAAATCAACGTGGGTACCGAAAAATTAGAGGCTAAACAATATTTTCCCAACCGTCAAAGGATATACTCACGGGTATATAAAGCCCCTAGGAAAATTCTAACCAGATCCAATGCCAGTTCTACAAACCAGAGGGGATAAATTTTGCCCCAGAACTTCATATCCTACATACCATGACGACTTGGGCAATCAGTTGGCAAACATTGTTCCATCAAAAAGCCCCTAGGAAAATTCTACACAGATCTAATGCCAGTTCTACACACCAAAGGGGATAAAGTTTGCCCCAGAACATGCCATGAAGACTTGGACAATCAGTTGGCAAGCGTTGTTCCATCAAAAACATAGAAACAAGGACATCCAAACAAAGGACCACTAAAATTCAATCCATTTGCAGTCTATCCATGGATATACGATAACCAGAAGATCCTAACAACAGACAACATAAAGATAAAATTTTACTGGAAAATAGAGAACCAAAATACCAACTCGCTTGATCTAGAATCGCACAGAATAAGCAGGTGAGCGAAAAGGTTCACATAATAAACATCAGGTCACTCTGAAGTCTGGTCAATTAAGCAATTATCTAAACCTGTTCAAGAAACAATTTTTAAGTGTCCTCTATTTCCTtggatagatagatagatagtaGATTTATTGACAGGCATACAGTGAGATAGAAGTCACTATGTCGTGCCCGTTTACAAACTATAAAACTAAATTGAGAAGCTGAATAGCCAAAGTTCACATCGATTTCCTTCCTTTAGTTTCCAATCCATCGTTAACCAAACAAGTCCAATAAAAGAATCGACAATTCCATCCGATTTCATCCACtataaaaagaaatttaaaaaaaaacgcGCACAGACACATGGAGAAGGGAGGGAGGCAGGGATGAGACCAGTGAATGTCGTTCCCCCGCCTGGAATGACAGACGCTGCTGATTCATGGCCTGCGCGTAGAGCTGAGAGAGGGAGTTGGCGCCGGTGCAGAAGGTCGTGTACATACTCCGATCCACCTCGTCCAGGCGCGTGGCATCGGATTTTCTCTTCTTCGCCATGGAAGCAAATCTCAATGACCCAAAACCCTACGAGAGagatctctttcttctctctaagTTCCGTTTGGGTTTGTGAATTTTGTTTCGCGTTTGCGAGTGTTTAAAGGGAACGGCCAGACTTTGCTGTGGAGAAATGAAGGCAAGGAAGGAAGGTTGGCGAGAGTACGGAAGGGAAAAGATAGTCTCTCCTGACATTCGGCCACGTAGATTCAGAGGTGGCAATCCGACGTGGCAAGTAATTATGGGCCTCAAGTTTCCCTTAAGCCCCAAGTTTCGTTCTTTTGTGGTTAGTAACTTAGAATTTTGTAATTGGGCTGAGCCCAAACTCTGTTGGACCCAAATAGCTAATAACCGCCAAACCAGTGAAACCACAAACCCCAAATTTATTTTGCGGAAAAATCATTCCCGCCAACAATATAAATGCCATCTTTCTCCACTCTCGATTCGTCTCTCTTTCTGGCTCTCTCGATTCACGTTCAGGTATTGATGTTTCATTCGAATTCAAACGATTCTCGATTATTATGCTCGTTTTCCGAACTCTTTAATTTCAGTTGAGGTAAATTTGCTTTCTTCCTTCTGTTGAATCGTGTAATTCGGGTTGGTTTCTGAACTTTACGATTGTGATTTCTTTCTTCCTTGTTTTCCATGATTTTCCGTCTGATTTTTGTAGATTTGACTGTGGTTTCTGATCAAgtgtataaattttttatttcacaCTGCAACTCAGCTTCTTCTATGTAATaacaaaaaccctaattaaTAATTGCTGTTTAGCTCGTATTTCACTTTAATTTGAGCAGTCTCCAATTTGAAAAACTAGGGTTTGAATATGGACTTCAGATCGACATCTAAAGCGTCTTATTTTTGCTTGGTCCTTTTCTCTCTTTGGAGTTACTTATATTGGGAATAATTACTGATTAAATTTCCACTTGTTAAACTACTACAAATTATTGAAGAAAGTGAAGTTGGGTTTTAGGGCTTTGTGAGTTTAGGGAGACTTTTCACTGTGGTATTTCTATATTCATTAGAAAATAAAGTTAAGGAAGTTGGTTAGTTCTGGAACCTAGTAACACTAGAAATCAATAaaaagtttgatttttatttgtccTGGTAGCatctgaatttctttttttccccttcaagtCAATATTGGCAGCCTCGAGCTGGAACAGTTTTATCATACTTAACTTCAGTTTGCATCAATAGGAGAGAAGGATTCCACTCCCAGAGAAATCTTATATTGGATTAAGTTCGCCTTTTTGCAAGTTTGTATAAGCAAGGAAGGATGTCTTACTTCCCTATTGTTTATTTCATTCTCATAATCATCGTCACCTTATTCTCAAGCGACTTGGTGTTGGCTACATGAATTCATAACAAGGTGGATTTTCAAGTGTTCATGTCATTGAATGTGGGAAAATTTTACACTAGCAGTCAGAATTTCCTTAACCTCCTCCTTTATCAAGTCCTAGGATCCACCAGAGAGTTTGCTcttatctctctttttttttccaaaacgacataagaaggaaaaagaaacctTCCTTGTTTGGTTTTATGGCTTTGGGAATGGAGGAAAGACGGATTATTCATTTCTGGTCTTCttctttgataatttgataatttctttctctattcttcctttatttttaaaaaaattatttcattttttgtaaaaatattaGGAGTCAAATTTTGATGCTTATGTTGTATTTTTTCCCCTGATTCTTGATTTAGAGTATCGTGGAACCTCGTTTCAAACAAATTCTTTATGTTAGTAGCAATGTGAACATGGTTGACTACTTGACTATGGTCTTGATTTGCAGGAAAAGCTGAAGTCCCATGAAAACTGCTAGAAAGCGGAAGGCAAAAGAAGTTGAAGCTTCTATAAAGCATAACATGATTTCAGTTTCCACTGAAATAGATGGATCTACAAACAGAATTGGAGGGTTGGGTTTGATATCTAAAGGTAAAGAATGCCATAAAAATGTTCTCTTGGGTTTGCCTTCAAATTACAAATCTTATTCTTAGAAGGCTGGCTTTGgagtttggagtttggacacattattaaaaattttcatttccaaCACTTTTagtttcaagttttttttcaGCATTTTTCCCCAGTTAGAGctgtttctctctccttttccccCCTTCACCCCTTCACTTTTGGTAAGGATTTGGAAACAATTTTAtccagaaaaaaataaataaatcaaaaggaAACAGCTCTattaaagaataattaaatGAAAACCTTCATCAAAAGGTGGCAACGAAAGAAGTGAAGATATTGTGGTTGAAGAAGATGTGCAGTTTTTTAATCTGTTAAGTGTTAACAGATTCTCTTTTGCATTGCTTAGGATATTGTTCAAATGtgtcaaaaacaacaaaaaaacttCCAGTCCTCGAGCAATATTCAGGACCAACCCTGGACCCTTCAGTGAAGATCAAGTTGCAGCTTTTTCCAATTGATGAAGGCACTCGCATGGGATTGGAAAAGGTAAATTGTGAAATAAGATCATGAACACTTTTAAGATACACCTGTTTCTAGTGCtaatttcttcctttttagGATGGATATCATCCATACCTAGAACTTATTTTAAGTGCTCGGAAGAAGATTTCATCTGTGATTAAGCACCTTAAAAGCAAGTGGGGTGGTTCAAATGTTGCTCTTGGTGAACCTATTCTCTTCCCATACAATAGGTCTGGAGATTATGCTGGTTACAGATGGACATCATGTGATACTGACACAACAGCAGGAGAGGTCCATTCAATTATTGGCAGTCCTCCTGTGTACCGCTTAAGGTTCTGGGACTaatgacttctttttttttttctcttcttcttgagCATTTTGTTATCATGTTCAAATTTCTGACCTAAACCTCACTTTAAGGTATGGCTGGTTCTCTATATCTGAAACCAAAAGTTCTGGAGCGCCTGGTACTTTGAATGACCTTCGGTCATGTTTGCAGTTCAACAGCAGGCTGAAAACTTTTGGTATGAATGTGCAAAATACAAATGATGAAGAGAGGCAACTTGAGGTTGCAACAGAGTCTAAACAAAACATTGAAAATGGAGCAACACTTGTAACTATGGCTGAGAAAAAGTCTTCAAATGGATCGATTGATCTTAAGGTACTTCCTTTTACTACCAATATGATCGTGTATGACTTTTTGGTACCAGAAAGTTCATGTTAAGCCTTTCATGGTGTCATGGCGTCATGGTGTGCATTGGCTGTGAGTTTTTATGTCTTTGGTATATCTACATGCAGGCGTTGCATAGATGATGAATTATtatgatgaaaattttggaaTGATTGCATGAATCTAAATTCTTTTCCCGTGGTGAAATAATTTGAAAACTCGTAGAATGAAGTATTGAGATTTGAAATTTTAGAAATATTTGAACCTACTCTGCATGCACGATTTTGAACTTAGAAGGGCAAATATGAGGCTAATTAATCTACACTTCCCTCTCAGATATTTACCTGAATTTCTCCTCTTGTTTATTGTCATATGCTTCTGAGCCATGTTTATTATGATCTAACTAGGATAATGAAGCGAAGATTTATATTGGTAATGCACACTCATCTGCATTTTGGGATGATAATCTAACTACAATAAGCATTGGAGGCCTGCTGTCTGAAGCATCCTTGCAGAGCATGCTTAATAAATGTGATCCCAGATCAAATGGA
This genomic stretch from Tripterygium wilfordii isolate XIE 37 chromosome 22, ASM1340144v1, whole genome shotgun sequence harbors:
- the LOC119990412 gene encoding uncharacterized protein LOC119990412, giving the protein MAKKRKSDATRLDEVDRSMYTTFCTGANSLSQLYAQAMNQQRLSFQAGERHSLDKFYQWILTQQEEGLRVSTADIVAYLQNELEYAAEESPMSPRLPFQHQPSQASMHFANAGPPVSSNGFVPQSAGHGLRSSSGQPDHQAKNSVFSNALSSPIRRSLQHYHLAQGGSHSTNPMPSGNGTRGNENNYATNQTTDVVSPSSNDCMDMHAESPSHEFPY
- the LOC119990685 gene encoding TSL-kinase interacting protein 1, yielding MKTARKRKAKEVEASIKHNMISVSTEIDGSTNRIGGLGLISKGYCSNVSKTTKKLPVLEQYSGPTLDPSVKIKLQLFPIDEGTRMGLEKDGYHPYLELILSARKKISSVIKHLKSKWGGSNVALGEPILFPYNRSGDYAGYRWTSCDTDTTAGEVHSIIGSPPVYRLRYGWFSISETKSSGAPGTLNDLRSCLQFNSRLKTFGMNVQNTNDEERQLEVATESKQNIENGATLVTMAEKKSSNGSIDLKDNEAKIYIGNAHSSAFWDDNLTTISIGGLLSEASLQSMLNKCDPRSNGSNAGHQPSQLFSDSLDACIAAQMNHSQAPSLPRQESRSSILDAEDTCHAFPGQKFSSSGKDVLPKPFKYPLATEEYPNATKVNVQSGLPDGHTNEKTETDSLLSSRICNDESSLGLSGIKWTESLGPFDLGLSSSRKIISGDNLSIGGIIS